The Hyphococcus flavus genome contains a region encoding:
- the tilS gene encoding tRNA lysidine(34) synthetase TilS, producing MKALSPPRRLAVAVSGGRDSVALLLLCAAYARQNGSEITAYTVDHGLRPASAGEASRVGGWCEPFGIKHVILLWKGEKPNTGVQAAAREARYSLLIEAAQADGCEALLTAHTADDQAETVFMRLARGAGVAGLSAIPKESFFAAGAGEPLRVLRPLLEFTRKDVTSFLEKQGQSFVDDPSNDDPAFERVRVRALLAALEEQEFVSIEKLCMTADKLALADAVLCAQEDSLFDALGGCFHSWGGVSVSDWQAGRAASGLARRIIHAVGGGEYPPGEDKAAAAVFQAANTGSATLAGALVKKWNGRLWFFREPSALTGREGVPALSPAPVTKPRVWDRRFIVERQSATSIAVGPMGEMAAEFLGPRTGLFQGPREALSSLPGIYAAGKLIGAPALPFMGRSAASARCLVTERYQGGIVRFS from the coding sequence TTGAAGGCGCTTTCCCCGCCGCGACGGCTAGCGGTGGCGGTTTCCGGCGGGCGCGATTCTGTTGCTCTTCTTTTGCTCTGCGCGGCCTATGCCCGACAGAACGGATCAGAAATCACGGCGTATACAGTCGACCATGGACTTCGTCCGGCTTCTGCGGGTGAAGCGTCGCGTGTCGGCGGCTGGTGCGAACCGTTCGGCATTAAGCACGTCATTTTGCTCTGGAAAGGCGAAAAACCCAATACGGGCGTGCAAGCAGCAGCGCGTGAAGCGCGGTACTCATTGTTGATTGAAGCGGCCCAGGCTGACGGTTGCGAAGCATTGCTGACAGCTCATACGGCGGATGATCAAGCCGAGACTGTATTCATGCGTCTCGCCCGTGGCGCTGGCGTTGCTGGCCTTTCGGCGATTCCGAAAGAAAGCTTCTTTGCCGCGGGCGCCGGCGAGCCCTTACGTGTGTTGCGACCGTTGTTGGAATTTACACGCAAAGACGTCACATCGTTTCTTGAAAAACAGGGACAGAGCTTCGTTGACGATCCGTCTAATGACGACCCGGCGTTCGAGCGAGTGCGGGTGCGCGCCCTGTTGGCTGCGCTCGAAGAGCAAGAGTTTGTATCGATCGAAAAACTCTGCATGACAGCGGACAAGTTGGCTCTTGCCGATGCGGTGCTATGCGCGCAGGAGGATTCCTTATTCGATGCGCTCGGCGGCTGTTTTCATTCCTGGGGCGGCGTTTCCGTTTCGGATTGGCAAGCTGGACGCGCCGCGAGCGGATTAGCCAGAAGGATCATCCATGCCGTCGGCGGAGGTGAATACCCGCCCGGCGAAGACAAGGCCGCCGCCGCCGTTTTTCAGGCGGCTAACACAGGCTCAGCCACACTAGCAGGGGCTTTGGTCAAAAAATGGAATGGCCGGCTCTGGTTTTTCCGCGAGCCGTCGGCGTTGACGGGAAGGGAAGGCGTGCCGGCTTTGAGCCCGGCTCCAGTCACAAAACCGCGAGTGTGGGATCGGCGCTTTATTGTCGAAAGGCAAAGCGCGACCTCGATTGCCGTGGGACCGATGGGGGAAATGGCGGCGGAATTCCTGGGCCCCCGTACTGGACTGTTCCAGGGCCCGCGAGAGGCGCTGTCCAGCCTGCCCGGCATATATGCCGCAGGTAAGTTGATTGGCGCGCCTGCACTCCCATTTATGGGACGCAGCGCGGCTTCAGCGCGGTGCCTTGTAACGGAACGCTATCAGGGCGGAATTGTTAGATTTTCGTGA
- a CDS encoding tetratricopeptide repeat protein — protein sequence MKSVRAGIIAAISVLVLSGPAAAGTKDDVRALQAQMAEVQQAMAGHRAALVRISELERQNQLLTGRVEELTYELEQATRRLDAITAALSGDANAAGVAAFSDFDSAPSSSGPMDLMGRPSSADDPIADQISEQTAEPAGAAPSDVSLPLDPNAAFDYASGFILSGDYQRAKAAFSLYVEAFPNHQRTPDAQFRLGEIHLALEENAAAADAFIQHIRKYPDNGRSAEAYLKLGTAFARLDKPSEACTVFKTMKAKHPNAPDAVMQRADLEMARIECN from the coding sequence ATGAAAAGCGTTCGAGCAGGCATTATCGCAGCCATCAGCGTCTTGGTGCTGTCGGGTCCCGCCGCTGCAGGAACCAAAGATGACGTACGCGCGCTGCAGGCGCAAATGGCGGAAGTGCAACAGGCCATGGCTGGTCATCGCGCCGCGCTGGTCAGGATTTCCGAGCTTGAGCGGCAAAATCAACTCCTGACCGGGCGTGTGGAAGAACTCACCTATGAGCTTGAACAAGCAACGCGGCGGTTGGACGCTATCACCGCTGCGCTGTCTGGCGACGCGAACGCTGCCGGTGTGGCGGCCTTTTCGGATTTCGATTCGGCGCCCTCCTCGTCAGGGCCGATGGATTTGATGGGCCGGCCTTCAAGCGCTGACGATCCGATAGCGGATCAAATTTCAGAACAAACGGCGGAACCTGCGGGTGCGGCGCCAAGCGATGTGTCGCTTCCTCTCGATCCGAACGCTGCGTTTGATTATGCGTCAGGGTTTATTCTTTCTGGCGATTATCAGCGCGCCAAAGCGGCGTTCAGCCTTTATGTCGAGGCGTTTCCTAACCATCAGCGCACCCCGGATGCGCAATTCCGGCTTGGTGAAATTCATCTTGCGCTTGAAGAAAACGCAGCAGCAGCAGACGCCTTTATTCAGCATATCCGCAAATATCCAGATAATGGCCGGTCAGCAGAGGCCTATTTGAAACTTGGCACTGCGTTCGCACGGCTGGATAAGCCGAGCGAGGCTTGCACCGTCTTTAAAACGATGAAGGCTAAACATCCGAATGCGCCTGATGCTGTCATGCAGCGCGCGGACCTTGAAATGGCCCGCATCGAGTGCAATTAG
- the pal gene encoding peptidoglycan-associated lipoprotein Pal yields the protein MMKIAGVFASVALLSACASNNNPDIDTTAGADTNAGAQPVGPVPGSQADLENSAGHRVFFAYDQYTLTPQAQSTLAKQAAWLKEYPEARVMVAGNCDERGTREYNLALGARRAEAAKSYLVSLGVDASRITTVSYGKERPIDPRSTEAAWSLNRNSTTTLQSVGA from the coding sequence ATGATGAAAATCGCGGGGGTTTTTGCGTCGGTGGCGCTGCTTTCCGCATGTGCAAGCAATAACAACCCGGATATCGACACGACTGCCGGCGCTGACACCAATGCTGGCGCACAGCCAGTCGGACCAGTTCCGGGAAGTCAGGCTGACCTTGAGAACTCTGCGGGACACCGCGTTTTCTTCGCCTATGATCAGTACACGCTGACGCCGCAGGCGCAATCAACGCTTGCCAAGCAGGCTGCATGGCTGAAGGAATATCCTGAAGCGCGCGTTATGGTCGCTGGGAACTGCGACGAGCGCGGCACGCGTGAATACAACCTCGCTCTCGGCGCACGCCGCGCGGAAGCAGCGAAATCCTATCTCGTAAGCCTCGGCGTTGATGCTTCACGCATTACAACCGTTTCTTACGGTAAAGAGCGCCCGATTGATCCGCGTTCGACCGAAGCGGCCTGGTCGCTCAACCGGAATTCGACAACGACTCTTCAGAGCGTTGGCGCTTAA
- the tolB gene encoding Tol-Pal system beta propeller repeat protein TolB, with amino-acid sequence MKKILTILLTVFIAGLANPAFARVEIDITQGNVDPMPIAVPDFLGAAAETTGLGRDITGVIMNDLDRSGLFQVIDQRAYIEKPDSVNVRPRFADWRIINAQVLVVGEVEELPDGRIQVATRVWDVYSDEQLAAVAFKTPADNWRRAAHKVSDFVYKALTGEEGYFDTRVVFVHETGPKENKTKRLMIMDQDGANPIPLTDGLGYQVLTPRFSPTQQQITYMALFDNRPGQVYLFNIETGEQEQLGTFRGMTFAPRFSPDGRQVIMSMERNGNSDVFKMDLSTRQLTRLTSNVAIDTSPTMSPDGRRIAFTSDRGGSQQIYVMNADGSDQKRITFGQGQYQTPVWSPRGDLIAFTRSYQGRFYIGVIRPDGSGERLLTESFLEEGPTWSPNGRVLMFYRQTPTRRDGSGGDTSLWSVDLTGRNLRRVRTPGDASDPAWSPLLP; translated from the coding sequence ATGAAAAAGATTTTGACAATTCTCCTGACGGTTTTCATCGCTGGCTTGGCGAATCCTGCATTTGCGCGGGTAGAGATCGACATCACGCAAGGCAATGTCGATCCGATGCCGATTGCGGTGCCGGACTTCCTTGGCGCCGCGGCGGAAACAACCGGCCTCGGCCGCGACATCACAGGCGTGATTATGAACGACCTGGACCGGTCCGGGCTGTTTCAGGTGATCGACCAACGCGCCTATATCGAAAAGCCGGACAGCGTGAATGTTCGCCCGCGTTTTGCCGACTGGCGCATCATTAATGCGCAAGTGCTGGTGGTGGGTGAGGTCGAGGAGCTTCCCGATGGCCGCATTCAGGTCGCAACTCGCGTCTGGGACGTTTATTCCGATGAACAGCTCGCCGCTGTCGCCTTCAAAACGCCTGCCGACAACTGGCGCCGTGCGGCGCACAAGGTTTCGGACTTTGTTTATAAAGCGCTGACGGGCGAGGAAGGGTATTTTGATACCCGTGTTGTGTTCGTTCATGAAACGGGACCGAAAGAAAACAAGACCAAGCGATTGATGATCATGGATCAGGATGGCGCCAATCCGATTCCGCTGACAGACGGCCTTGGCTATCAGGTGCTGACGCCGCGCTTCTCTCCGACCCAGCAACAGATCACCTACATGGCGTTGTTCGATAATCGCCCGGGTCAGGTTTACCTGTTCAACATCGAGACGGGCGAGCAGGAGCAGCTTGGAACGTTCCGGGGCATGACTTTCGCCCCACGCTTTTCGCCAGACGGGCGCCAGGTGATCATGTCTATGGAGCGGAACGGCAATTCCGACGTCTTCAAGATGGATTTGTCGACGCGCCAGCTTACGCGCCTGACCAGCAACGTCGCGATCGATACGTCGCCGACTATGTCGCCTGACGGGCGCCGGATTGCGTTCACCTCCGACCGCGGCGGATCGCAGCAGATTTATGTGATGAACGCTGACGGTTCCGATCAAAAGAGAATTACGTTCGGCCAGGGGCAGTATCAGACTCCGGTCTGGAGCCCCCGCGGAGACTTGATCGCCTTTACCCGTTCCTATCAGGGGCGCTTTTATATCGGCGTTATTCGGCCGGACGGCAGCGGCGAACGTCTGTTGACGGAAAGCTTTCTTGAGGAAGGCCCCACCTGGTCGCCTAATGGCCGCGTGCTGATGTTTTATCGCCAGACGCCGACCCGTCGGGACGGCTCAGGCGGCGATACATCGCTCTGGTCAGTGGATTTGACGGGCAGAAATTTGCGGCGCGTGCGAACCCCTGGCGATGCTTCTGACCCCGCCTGGTCGCCGTTATTGCCCTAA
- the tolR gene encoding protein TolR, translating to MGANLNPGGGRHRPGRTRHMAEINVTPFVDVMLVLLIVFMVAAPLLTVGVSVDLPETAANPIQDTGEPLTVTVSADGTIFVQETAVEYENLVPHLEAVAVAGYDQRIFIRGDQNRAYGDVVRVMGRINAAGFRRIGLVTDPELQ from the coding sequence ATGGGCGCTAATCTCAATCCCGGCGGCGGGCGTCATCGTCCCGGCCGCACGCGGCACATGGCGGAAATCAACGTCACGCCTTTCGTGGACGTCATGCTGGTGCTGCTGATCGTTTTTATGGTGGCTGCGCCGCTGTTGACGGTCGGCGTTTCCGTCGACCTGCCTGAAACGGCTGCGAACCCGATCCAGGATACAGGCGAGCCGTTGACAGTTACGGTTTCCGCTGACGGTACGATATTCGTTCAGGAAACGGCGGTTGAATACGAAAATCTCGTGCCGCATCTCGAGGCGGTGGCGGTCGCAGGGTACGATCAGCGGATTTTCATTCGCGGCGATCAGAACAGAGCCTATGGCGATGTCGTGCGCGTCATGGGGCGAATTAACGCTGCAGGGTTTCGGCGCATCGGTCTGGTGACCGATCCCGAGCTGCAGTGA
- the tolQ gene encoding protein TolQ, translating to METEVVSAASGIGADFSLWSLFLRADPVVKTVMGILVISSIWSWAVIIDKSLTFGRLKSKSNKFEDQFWSGKPLDELYRKMRDRQDHPMARVFAAAMEEWSSSKGGASGALAVSARDRIDKILNVSVSRELEKAESNLGVLATVGSAAPFVGLLGTVWGIMNAFQAIALTKDTNLAVVAPGIAEALFATALGLLAAIPAVVGYNRYSSALNSYAVRLQGFADEFSAILSRQLDERAR from the coding sequence ATGGAAACAGAAGTCGTAAGCGCCGCTTCAGGGATTGGAGCCGATTTCAGCCTCTGGAGCTTGTTTCTGCGCGCCGACCCGGTGGTGAAAACAGTCATGGGCATTCTTGTGATCTCGTCGATCTGGTCCTGGGCGGTCATCATCGACAAATCGCTGACCTTTGGCCGGCTGAAGTCGAAGTCCAACAAGTTTGAAGATCAGTTCTGGTCAGGAAAGCCGCTTGACGAGCTTTATCGCAAAATGCGCGATCGTCAGGACCATCCGATGGCGCGTGTCTTTGCCGCCGCCATGGAAGAATGGAGTTCATCCAAGGGCGGCGCCTCTGGCGCGCTGGCGGTTTCGGCGCGCGACCGCATCGATAAGATTTTGAATGTTTCCGTCTCGCGCGAGCTTGAAAAAGCGGAAAGCAATCTCGGTGTTCTGGCGACTGTTGGCTCTGCGGCGCCGTTTGTCGGTCTGCTCGGTACGGTCTGGGGCATCATGAACGCGTTTCAGGCTATTGCGCTGACGAAAGACACCAACCTCGCCGTTGTGGCGCCGGGCATCGCCGAAGCGCTGTTTGCTACGGCGCTTGGTCTTCTCGCTGCGATCCCGGCGGTGGTTGGCTACAACCGCTATTCTTCGGCGCTCAACTCCTACGCTGTGCGCCTGCAGGGTTTTGCTGACGAATTCTCAGCCATCCTCTCACGCCAGCTTGATGAGAGGGCGCGCTAA
- the ybgC gene encoding tol-pal system-associated acyl-CoA thioesterase, with protein MGDLLRRLFLAAQARLPPIWGMTEQRTHLLTVRIYYEDTDFSGVVYHAAYLKFFERGRTEALRAVGVNHSDMLEREEPLAFAVRKMTTEWIAPAKIDDLLEVRTRFLEAKGARMFLAQEIWREKILIARAEVEAACMSLSGRPRRLPGEIIDRFGKSAKSRESR; from the coding sequence ATGGGCGACTTGCTACGGCGCCTTTTCCTTGCAGCGCAAGCGCGACTGCCGCCAATATGGGGCATGACAGAGCAACGCACACACCTTTTGACAGTCCGCATCTATTACGAAGACACGGATTTTTCCGGCGTCGTTTATCATGCGGCTTATCTCAAGTTTTTTGAACGTGGCCGAACGGAGGCCTTGAGGGCGGTGGGCGTTAATCATTCAGACATGCTCGAGCGCGAGGAGCCGCTCGCCTTTGCGGTCCGCAAGATGACGACGGAATGGATCGCGCCGGCGAAAATTGACGATCTGCTTGAGGTGCGCACCCGTTTTCTGGAGGCGAAAGGCGCGCGCATGTTCCTCGCTCAGGAGATATGGCGGGAGAAAATCCTGATCGCGCGCGCTGAGGTTGAGGCGGCGTGCATGAGCCTCTCGGGGCGCCCGCGCCGCCTTCCTGGTGAAATAATTGACCGCTTCGGAAAGAGCGCCAAATCCCGTGAAAGCCGTTAA
- a CDS encoding DUF3592 domain-containing protein, with protein sequence MGGSIFLTLFFGLFLAVGIGILGFGLHSLNMSHKAQNWPTTPGTILSSDFTSSTDSEGSTTYRTDVRYTYNANGREIEGKKIAFGYAGSSSHGFHRDIHDALPSGAQVAVRYDPSKPERAVLSFGVNQSIKFLLIFGAVWTMFTLGMIAMFWMSGQGATTLVENMIIYSR encoded by the coding sequence ATGGGCGGATCGATTTTTCTGACACTGTTTTTCGGGCTGTTTCTGGCCGTCGGGATCGGCATTCTCGGGTTTGGTCTGCATTCGCTCAACATGTCGCACAAAGCGCAAAACTGGCCGACAACGCCCGGAACAATCCTTTCATCGGACTTCACGTCAAGCACTGACAGCGAGGGCAGTACGACATACCGCACCGATGTGCGTTACACCTACAACGCCAATGGGCGCGAGATTGAGGGCAAGAAAATCGCATTTGGTTATGCGGGCTCGTCCAGTCATGGCTTTCATCGCGATATTCATGACGCCCTGCCTTCGGGAGCGCAGGTTGCTGTGCGCTACGATCCGTCAAAGCCGGAACGTGCGGTGCTTTCTTTCGGCGTCAACCAGTCCATCAAGTTCCTTTTAATTTTTGGTGCGGTGTGGACCATGTTCACCCTCGGCATGATCGCCATGTTCTGGATGAGCGGTCAGGGCGCGACGACGCTGGTCGAGAATATGATTATCTATTCACGCTAA
- the ruvB gene encoding Holliday junction branch migration DNA helicase RuvB: protein MAEPAYDNDRLIDGERKTEDADAALRPKRLDDFVGQPSAKDNLRVFVQAAKARSEALDHVLFHGPPGLGKTTLAQIVANELGVNFRATSGPAITKPGDLAALLTNLEAGDVLFIDEIHRLSPAVEEVLYPAMEDYALDLIIGEGPAARSVRIDLPRFTLIGATTRSGLLAKPLLDRFGIPVRLDFYSEKDLARIIVRGAMLLSADMSADGAAEIARRARGTPRVAGRLLRRVRDVATVENAGCIDAKVADKALRRLEIDGLGLDPLDRRYLRLIAEHFGGGPVGVETLAAALAEARDAVEDVIEPFLLQQGLIQRTPRGRVLSKSAWTHLGLPAPKDGADDLFD, encoded by the coding sequence ATGGCTGAGCCTGCTTACGATAATGATCGGTTGATTGACGGTGAACGAAAGACCGAAGACGCTGACGCTGCGCTGCGTCCCAAGCGCCTTGATGATTTTGTTGGTCAGCCGAGTGCGAAAGATAATCTGCGCGTTTTTGTGCAGGCGGCGAAGGCTCGTTCGGAAGCGCTCGATCACGTTCTCTTTCACGGGCCGCCGGGGCTCGGCAAGACGACGCTGGCGCAGATTGTCGCCAATGAACTCGGCGTTAATTTCCGCGCCACGTCCGGTCCGGCGATTACCAAGCCCGGCGACCTTGCGGCTCTGCTCACCAACCTCGAAGCGGGCGATGTTCTCTTCATCGATGAAATTCATCGTCTGTCGCCAGCGGTGGAGGAAGTGCTCTACCCGGCGATGGAGGATTACGCCCTCGATCTCATCATTGGCGAGGGGCCGGCGGCGCGTTCGGTGCGCATCGACCTGCCGCGCTTCACGCTGATCGGCGCTACGACGCGCTCAGGGCTGCTCGCCAAGCCGCTGCTTGATCGGTTCGGCATCCCGGTACGGCTCGATTTTTATTCCGAGAAAGACCTTGCGCGTATCATCGTGCGCGGGGCGATGCTGTTGTCCGCTGATATGTCCGCCGACGGCGCCGCAGAAATTGCGCGCCGCGCGCGCGGCACGCCTCGTGTCGCTGGACGCCTTTTAAGACGCGTGCGCGATGTGGCGACGGTGGAGAACGCCGGCTGCATCGACGCCAAGGTTGCAGACAAAGCCTTGCGTCGACTTGAAATCGACGGCCTCGGCCTCGATCCGCTCGACCGGCGCTATCTTCGTCTGATTGCGGAGCATTTCGGCGGCGGCCCCGTGGGCGTTGAAACCCTTGCGGCGGCCTTGGCGGAAGCGCGCGACGCGGTGGAAGACGTCATCGAACCTTTCCTGCTCCAACAGGGTCTCATCCAGCGCACGCCCCGTGGCCGCGTTCTGTCCAAAAGCGCTTGGACCCATTTGGGACTGCCGGCGCCTAAGGACGGTGCTGATGATTTGTTCGACTAA
- the ruvA gene encoding Holliday junction branch migration protein RuvA: MIGRLKGSVVSISEDTALIDVNGVGYEIYAAPRVLQDMGVGEDATLSIETLVREDLIRLYGFPSENERQAFRLLQSVQGVGAKHALAMLQVLTPSELYDAVTAEDVTAISRAHGVGKKLAQRIVTELQSKAGALAGSTGEVIAMAARKKAAGVAPSDLSLSAKADAVSALANLGYEGIEARRAVARAAEAMDEPGVEALIKAALKELAAA, encoded by the coding sequence ATGATCGGCAGGCTGAAAGGTTCAGTAGTCTCAATTTCTGAGGATACCGCGCTGATTGATGTGAACGGCGTCGGCTATGAGATCTACGCCGCCCCGCGCGTGTTGCAGGATATGGGAGTGGGTGAGGATGCAACGCTCTCCATCGAAACGCTGGTGCGCGAGGATCTGATCCGGCTTTACGGGTTTCCGTCGGAGAATGAACGTCAGGCATTCCGTCTGCTGCAAAGCGTGCAAGGGGTTGGCGCCAAGCACGCCCTCGCCATGCTGCAGGTATTAACGCCTTCCGAACTTTATGACGCCGTAACGGCGGAGGATGTGACGGCCATTTCCCGCGCGCACGGCGTCGGTAAAAAACTTGCGCAACGCATTGTCACTGAATTGCAATCGAAAGCAGGCGCCCTTGCTGGATCGACCGGCGAGGTGATCGCCATGGCGGCGCGCAAGAAAGCCGCAGGCGTCGCGCCATCGGATCTTTCACTTAGCGCAAAGGCTGACGCTGTCTCGGCTCTCGCCAATCTCGGCTATGAAGGGATAGAGGCGCGCCGAGCCGTCGCTCGCGCGGCCGAAGCAATGGACGAGCCGGGCGTCGAAGCGCTGATCAAGGCGGCGCTGAAAGAACTGGCGGCGGCGTGA
- the ruvC gene encoding crossover junction endodeoxyribonuclease RuvC: MSAVIRILGVDPGSAATGWGVVDCAGTRLLYVASGVIRTKRGAAHPEKLGSIFEGLKKVIGDYSPGEAAVEETFVNASPRDALVLGQARGVALLAPSLIGLPVAEYAANSVKKSVVGKGHADKNQVQAMVKVLLPKCGELASDEADALAVAICHAHHGAARSIFQQSGSRFAPENATKQKRRRLEAS, translated from the coding sequence ATGAGCGCAGTGATTCGCATTTTGGGCGTTGATCCCGGCTCAGCCGCTACCGGCTGGGGCGTTGTCGATTGCGCCGGAACCCGGCTTTTATACGTGGCGTCGGGCGTCATCCGCACGAAGCGGGGCGCCGCGCACCCGGAAAAGCTTGGAAGCATTTTCGAAGGCCTCAAAAAAGTCATCGGCGATTATTCGCCAGGAGAGGCGGCGGTTGAGGAAACATTTGTCAACGCCAGTCCCCGCGATGCGCTGGTGCTGGGTCAGGCGCGCGGCGTTGCGCTGCTCGCCCCGTCGCTCATCGGATTGCCAGTTGCCGAATATGCGGCGAATTCAGTGAAAAAGTCTGTCGTCGGCAAGGGGCATGCGGACAAAAATCAGGTTCAGGCCATGGTGAAAGTGCTGCTGCCAAAGTGCGGCGAACTGGCGAGCGACGAGGCGGACGCGCTCGCGGTCGCCATCTGTCATGCGCATCATGGCGCCGCCCGGAGCATTTTCCAGCAAAGTGGAAGCCGGTTTGCGCCAGAAAATGCGACAAAACAAAAACGCAGACGGTTGGAGGCGTCATAG
- a CDS encoding tetratricopeptide repeat protein gives MFRLWLYAVLAVFLCASPLMAQSPGAAEAFQHLLDGEYATAYEKASPLADAGDADAQHLLGYLYENGLGVEADIQRAVDLYHDAATAGHPDAQFALGELALAGEGVQRNAKTAAGWYKLSARQGHARAKLRLGVMHADGDGLAQDSARAISYFREAAEANEPEAQRNLAIAYLSGDGVEKNIQDAAVWFRKAAEADDPVSHYNLALMKNSGTIAREGLSAADHMRAAAEAGFPPALVGLGLMLHDGAVEIEGVHPADLFQRAADAGDPQGMFLYAVALSEGDGREKDAAAALEQLEWLLAAPDSLDPALLNNAERLKKRLRRRR, from the coding sequence ATGTTCCGTCTGTGGCTATATGCAGTTTTGGCGGTGTTTCTATGCGCATCGCCGTTGATGGCGCAAAGCCCCGGCGCTGCGGAGGCTTTCCAGCACCTGCTGGATGGTGAATATGCAACGGCTTATGAGAAGGCGTCGCCGCTCGCCGATGCGGGCGACGCCGACGCGCAACATCTCCTCGGTTACCTTTATGAGAACGGGCTTGGCGTAGAGGCTGATATTCAGCGTGCTGTCGATCTTTATCATGATGCTGCGACTGCTGGTCATCCTGACGCGCAATTCGCGCTAGGTGAGCTTGCTCTGGCTGGCGAGGGCGTTCAGCGAAATGCGAAAACCGCCGCAGGCTGGTACAAGCTTTCTGCGCGGCAGGGGCATGCGCGCGCGAAGCTTCGGCTCGGGGTGATGCATGCTGACGGCGACGGACTGGCGCAGGATAGTGCTAGGGCCATTTCTTATTTTCGTGAGGCGGCGGAGGCGAACGAGCCGGAGGCGCAACGCAATCTGGCGATCGCTTATTTATCGGGCGACGGTGTTGAAAAAAATATTCAGGACGCGGCCGTCTGGTTCAGAAAGGCCGCAGAGGCCGATGATCCTGTGTCCCACTATAATCTGGCATTGATGAAAAATTCCGGCACGATTGCCAGAGAAGGCTTATCGGCGGCTGATCATATGCGTGCGGCAGCGGAAGCGGGGTTCCCGCCTGCGCTGGTCGGGCTTGGCCTGATGCTCCATGACGGCGCAGTTGAAATCGAGGGCGTTCACCCGGCGGATTTATTTCAACGGGCGGCGGACGCAGGCGATCCCCAGGGCATGTTCCTCTATGCAGTAGCGCTATCTGAAGGCGACGGGCGCGAAAAAGACGCCGCCGCTGCTCTTGAGCAATTGGAATGGTTATTGGCTGCGCCTGATTCGCTTGACCCCGCGCTGTTGAACAACGCCGAGCGCCTGAAAAAGCGACTGCGCCGCCGGCGTTGA
- the thiE gene encoding thiamine phosphate synthase yields MRQDCRLYLISPPRIDDLSSFRGAFADALSGGDVACMQLRMKTSEGPASDDDVLYAAEALLPLAREHDVEFLINDRPDLAIKCGADGVHVGQSDASCKKARTLLGDDATIGVTCHNSRHLALVAGEDGADYVAFGAFFPTTTKEAPTKADPALIEWWSFATTVQCVAIGGVTPQNCGPLVRAGADFLAVSSAVWACRDGPASAVKAFEKAIKEA; encoded by the coding sequence ATGCGTCAGGATTGCCGTCTTTATTTAATTTCACCGCCGCGTATTGACGATCTCTCATCGTTTCGCGGCGCCTTTGCTGACGCCCTGTCTGGCGGCGATGTCGCCTGCATGCAGCTCAGAATGAAAACTTCAGAAGGCCCGGCAAGCGATGACGATGTGCTGTACGCAGCAGAGGCGTTGCTTCCGCTGGCGCGTGAGCACGATGTTGAGTTTTTGATCAATGACCGGCCAGACCTCGCCATCAAATGCGGCGCGGATGGCGTTCATGTGGGTCAGTCTGATGCGAGCTGCAAAAAAGCCCGGACGCTATTAGGCGATGACGCAACGATCGGCGTCACCTGTCATAATTCAAGACATCTCGCATTGGTGGCGGGCGAGGATGGCGCTGATTATGTCGCCTTCGGCGCTTTCTTTCCCACCACAACCAAGGAAGCCCCTACAAAAGCCGACCCAGCCTTGATTGAATGGTGGTCATTCGCGACAACAGTCCAATGCGTCGCAATAGGCGGCGTGACGCCCCAAAACTGCGGGCCGCTTGTGCGCGCCGGGGCTGATTTTCTCGCTGTGTCCTCAGCGGTTTGGGCGTGTAGGGACGGCCCCGCCTCGGCTGTCAAAGCATTCGAGAAAGCAATCAAAGAAGCTTGA